The Anastrepha obliqua isolate idAnaObli1 chromosome 5, idAnaObli1_1.0, whole genome shotgun sequence DNA window ataaaatatgataagcCAAGTCATATTAGAGAAGAATAATCGACGGTGTCTTTGCGACCATATTCTTAGCTTGTGCGGATTACTTCGCTGCCTCAGTGCGCTAGGAAGACGGTTGTAAGCTTTCTTAGTTTCtcctttgaaaacatttttttaatttaaaaaaattatattttaaatttattttgtatatatgtatgtaaatacatatatatacatagtaaaaataaaattaagtcggTCTTAGGATTCCTCTGAGTCGTCATCATCGTCTCCACCaccttaaatattaaaaaatattaaaaaaaaatattcttaatatcTCTCCCTTGCATAGAGAAAAATCTCACCGAAAGAAAATAAGCCCGtaataaaatcgaaaataacttgtaaaatatcaaaaaacatttCCAATGATTGCTCTTGTGTAATTTTACGGCTAATAATGCACATTTGTTTTCTATGCGTTATTGTCTATTGACCCTCGATTTCAAACGCAAACTAAAGTGAAGCGTTTcaacttattcaatttataagccagcatttataattttgttttaattaaattttttattgttgcaacAGCTTACAGATCCCTGAATAGAGCTGTGAAGCCATCAGTCGGTGTAGTCGTCATTCTCAGCTAGCGATAGGCCCAGAAAACAGGCTATTTCTACAGGGTAGGACCAAAGAATGTGaagaaaagtttaatatcaGCGGGATACCTTCGCATATCGAACAGGCATTTGTTGAATATGTCAAagtcaattttgaataaatgtaTTGAAATATGAGTAATTGCTTTTGATATTGTATTGGTGCGATTAGTGAAATGTTAGTTGAAATTTAGTACGAAATGTATGCTTGTTTTCATGTTGCAACTTGACAGAAGCACTCACTTGTAAAACGTAAAATAATGCTCAGAGTTCCCAATTCTACATTATCTGTTTCAAATTCAAACAAGTATGGAGCAAATCAATTGTATTCGTAATTAATTTGCACAATATTTTCTTGATTTAAGCCGATTTCCACTACTTaacttgcatatatgtataattgaggCATTCCAATAGagatactttaaaaatatttgacgctagcttttattgaaaacaaCTTACGTCATTTGTCACTAATAAcagcaaaattaacaaaattactttttacagCTAATATTaatgaattataatttttatcataaaaaattaaatttcagcaATTGTATAGTCATAAAAGAACTACGCACAAAACAGCAAATACATTCCTGCTAAACATCATAACCATACATTGGTCCTTCCATGTAAGCTTTATGCTGGTCGGGTGAATTGCGTCGTATGCGTCGCCCTATCGGCTCCAAGTCGGCGTAGCATTTTGGGAACACGCGCTCCACTGCTTCTTTCGCTTCAAGTTTACTTACATTCCGCACTGCCAAAACCGATTGCATCGCCTTCGTTTTTACACAGTTCtgatttaaaaaatgcatatgtattaaattacttcaaaaacgtccaaaatatttatattattgacCAACCTGATGAGCTTGTTTTATATCAAATATCGAAGCATCACCTTGCATCATTGCGCTTAAAAATGAACAATGTGCCAAATTTGCTGCTCTAATTTCAGTACAGGCTAAATGGTCGATGTTCCGGAAATCCAATTCGTTGTTACAGTAATCGAACATGTGTATCATTTCATGTGTAAGCACACCCTGGACCATGCCTTCGTTCCGTGCCATGTTCTGGCATACAACAATTTGATTCAACACTGGATCATAGCCGCCAGTTACGGTGGTATCACACACTTCGCAGGATATATGACGACGCAGGTCGATTGGACAACCAGAACTACGCAAAGCGCCCATCATTAGTTTCACCAATGGACTATTTTTCACACACCAGTACACGTTACGCTCACATTTTACATTGTCGATATTTTCGCGTCCTTCCATACCTAGCAAAATCTTCGACCATTTGGGCTTATATGTTTCTCCTCTTCTTTCGGGATACAAATCATAACCCCATTCTTTAAATCTTGACTTGAGTGTATCGCCATTATCACTTGCTGGCGGCCCTGTATTGGGTGGAGCCTCTGTGATCTCTACAGGGGAATCCACTGGTGTCTTCGCTTCAGCTTTGGTAAAAAGACCCATTTAAAACAATGCCGGTAATAACTTCTGGATACCTTTTAGAAGTTAAATAACAATATAACGAGAACAGTGTACGCCAGACAGCTGATCAACAGAGATGCCAAGCTCAAATAAATTAATAGGGCTATCAAAATGAGACCGTTGCGTTCATTGCGGCAACGCATTTGACTGACGTTACCTGAAAtcgcatgattcaattatagaattaataataaattaataattgaatcatgctgAAAACGTATTGTCGAGCTACAATGGATGTATTGccgcatataaacaaaaaaaaaaacagatgttCTTGTCGTGAACTCAAATATTATATAGTTGTGtacaaaacgattttttctgattgtgaaatatattataaaataaatgcttATTGAAGCAAAAGAGGTTTCAGTAGAATTTATGGTAATCGGAGACCCTGGGTGCGACCATAACTTCGAGATCGGTACGCACATTCATTTTCAGGACAACTTGGTTAAGCCTACACTTTTCTCTActctttcaaaaacttttatcgaaaaggTTAGGGCGCATTTGAATTGACTTAACTAATTTAAATTCCAAcaattttctgcatttaatttggtATGATAAAACAACATCATCgataaaaattagttgaaaattatGGAGTAGAAAGTTGCCAGTTTATGTGCACTCCGGCGTAGTGTACAGCACAAATGTGAAGCCTATGATTCAAATACACATAATATATTTTGCTGTCACTCAAATTCGTTGCCGCAACGATCCCATTGTGACGGGCGTATCACGCTAGTAAACGTTGAGGACGTTTAATAAGTTTCGTTCCTTTCGGTAAAAGATAAAAAAGGTTTAGCAATTATGTAATTATATGTAGTAACTAAAAGGTATAATGATTATTCGATTAAGCGCGGCGACATCCTAGTAGtgaacagaaaaatattttcttcctgCCGTCACGGATATGTAAAACGTGAAAGTTTTTTCATCTTCGAA harbors:
- the LOC129247625 gene encoding mitochondrial inner membrane protease ATP23 homolog, producing MGLFTKAEAKTPVDSPVEITEAPPNTGPPASDNGDTLKSRFKEWGYDLYPERRGETYKPKWSKILLGMEGRENIDNVKCERNVYWCVKNSPLVKLMMGALRSSGCPIDLRRHISCEVCDTTVTGGYDPVLNQIVVCQNMARNEGMVQGVLTHEMIHMFDYCNNELDFRNIDHLACTEIRAANLAHCSFLSAMMQGDASIFDIKQAHQNCVKTKAMQSVLAVRNVSKLEAKEAVERVFPKCYADLEPIGRRIRRNSPDQHKAYMEGPMYGYDV